A DNA window from Paenibacillus sp. HWE-109 contains the following coding sequences:
- a CDS encoding ABC transporter permease has translation MSTWLESKKIVPTIRSQTGAAQKLLAFASLIILMIIFSAASSNFFQFDNLVAIMLSTAVIGVLALGSTFVIITSGIDLAVGTVMTFSSVMAGVIITTWHMPMPLGIIGGILTGAVCGLISGLLVAKMKIPPFIATLAMMMVTKGLSLVISGTKPIYFNDTPVFSQISMGSVISKVIPGLEIPNAILVFFGAAIIASILLSKTIIGRYNFALGSNEESTRLSGVNVDYWKIVIYSLTGLFSGLAGIMMASRLNSAQPALGSGYELEAIAAVVIGGTSLSGGKGSILGTVIGALIMSVLTNGLRILSVKQEWQTVIVGIVVVLAVYADMMRRRKK, from the coding sequence ATGTCAACATGGCTGGAAAGTAAAAAAATAGTCCCAACCATACGCAGCCAAACAGGAGCTGCCCAGAAACTGCTCGCTTTCGCAAGTTTAATTATCTTAATGATCATTTTCTCAGCCGCTTCAAGCAATTTCTTTCAGTTCGACAACCTTGTCGCGATCATGCTCTCAACAGCTGTAATCGGCGTGCTGGCACTGGGCTCCACCTTCGTCATCATTACTTCCGGTATCGATCTGGCAGTCGGAACCGTGATGACCTTCTCGTCCGTCATGGCCGGTGTGATCATTACGACGTGGCACATGCCCATGCCGCTGGGCATCATCGGCGGCATTCTCACCGGCGCTGTCTGCGGCCTGATCAGTGGCCTGCTCGTCGCCAAAATGAAAATCCCGCCATTTATCGCTACGCTGGCGATGATGATGGTGACCAAAGGCTTGTCCTTGGTTATTTCGGGAACGAAACCGATTTATTTTAACGATACGCCTGTCTTTTCGCAGATTTCGATGGGTTCTGTCATCAGCAAAGTGATACCCGGTCTCGAAATTCCGAATGCCATTCTAGTTTTCTTCGGAGCTGCCATTATTGCGAGCATCCTGTTATCCAAAACGATTATCGGACGTTATAACTTCGCTTTAGGCAGCAATGAGGAATCCACAAGGCTTTCCGGCGTGAATGTGGATTACTGGAAGATCGTGATCTACTCGCTGACCGGCTTATTCAGCGGTCTCGCCGGCATCATGATGGCTTCCCGGCTGAACTCCGCTCAGCCAGCCCTTGGCTCTGGCTATGAGTTGGAAGCGATCGCCGCCGTCGTCATTGGCGGCACATCCCTAAGCGGCGGCAAGGGTTCCATTCTCGGAACCGTCATCGGAGCGCTCATCATGAGCGTGCTGACCAACGGGCTGCGCATCTTGTCTGTGAAGCAAGAATGGCAAACCGTTATCGTAGGCATCGTCGTTGTTCTGGCGGTGTACGCAGATATGATGCGGCGCCGCAAGAAATAA
- a CDS encoding ABC transporter substrate-binding protein: protein MMLGACGAKTTETKTVGATAAPAASTAAPAAAKTDKIYIPVISKGFQHQFWQAVKQGAEKAAKEFNVEITFEGPETESQVDKQIEMLQAALGKKPAAIAFAALDSKAATPLLEKAKAGKIPVIGFDSGVDSDIPVTTAATDNKAAAALAADKMAALIGNEGEVALVVHDQTSRTGIDRRDGFTNRIKEKYPKIKIVDTQYGGGDQLKSTDLAKAIVQAHPNIKGFFGANEGSAIGVINAVSELKKEGKIIIIGYDSGKQQMDAIRSGKMAGAITQDPIGIGYWSVKAAVQTIKGETVPKSIDTGFHWYDKTNIDAADIKPLLYE from the coding sequence ATGATGTTAGGGGCTTGCGGTGCCAAAACAACAGAGACCAAAACAGTGGGGGCAACCGCCGCTCCGGCAGCATCCACAGCAGCTCCTGCGGCAGCAAAGACAGATAAAATCTATATCCCTGTCATTTCCAAAGGCTTTCAGCACCAATTTTGGCAGGCGGTCAAACAGGGCGCCGAGAAAGCAGCGAAAGAATTCAACGTCGAAATAACGTTTGAAGGTCCTGAAACAGAAAGCCAAGTGGATAAGCAAATTGAAATGCTGCAGGCTGCGCTTGGCAAAAAGCCAGCAGCGATCGCTTTCGCAGCGCTCGATAGCAAAGCCGCTACGCCGCTGCTGGAGAAGGCGAAAGCCGGCAAAATTCCCGTCATCGGCTTCGACTCCGGTGTCGACAGCGATATTCCGGTGACGACGGCCGCCACCGATAACAAAGCGGCTGCTGCGCTTGCGGCGGATAAGATGGCTGCGCTCATCGGCAACGAAGGCGAAGTCGCGTTGGTCGTACACGATCAAACCAGCCGTACGGGGATTGATCGCCGGGATGGTTTCACGAATCGGATCAAAGAGAAATATCCGAAAATCAAAATCGTTGATACGCAATATGGCGGTGGCGATCAGCTGAAATCAACCGATTTGGCCAAGGCTATCGTGCAAGCACACCCTAATATCAAAGGCTTCTTCGGCGCTAATGAAGGTTCAGCTATCGGTGTCATCAACGCAGTGTCAGAGCTGAAGAAAGAAGGCAAAATCATTATCATCGGCTACGATTCCGGCAAGCAGCAGATGGATGCGATCCGCAGCGGGAAAATGGCCGGTGCCATTACGCAGGATCCGATCGGCATCGGGTATTGGTCAGTCAAGGCGGCGGTACAAACAATTAAAGGGGAAACCGTACCCAAATCCATCGATACTGGCTTCCATTGGTACGACAAAACGAATATCGATGCCGCTGATATTAAGCCGCTGCTGTACGAATAA
- a CDS encoding response regulator transcription factor codes for MYKIILIDDEDEVREGIKRKTDWAACGFQLIGDFDNGRDAYEAVERLQPDAVITDICMPFMDGLQLTSLISANYRDIKVVIVTGYEDFEYAKQAIKLKVKDYLLKPINATEFTEFLRKLRGELDEEQLQREDVSFLRRQFHESMPLLKERFLERLVTSCILEAEIERKFQMFGLSLSGPGYMVLALDIDEFHRKAYNDQAAEEELLRFAAYNILHEIAEKEQGGIVFRTRDDKLIALLSGDMQQIELTCQTLAEHVRHSIEKYLNMTVTMGLGRTYGQLRDLPKSYQEAISALDYRFLLGKNRIISIGDMEFGRSLDNLSYTHMEKRLISAIKTGDQAVVTQTVCEWINEMKRAGCLMDRCYGKMNKLLVALMNVLEETGYDEANVLGDHSFAELYGKKTLDDMRLWLEALCLELVEVLTEKRIKVSQAQMEAAVAYIHEHYADEQLSLQQVCNQIYMSMSYFSALFKPHTGMTFVEYVTRHRLEKAKEMLVASQLKTYELAAKVGYNDPQYFSVIFKRNTGMTPKEFRAAHKGPLSL; via the coding sequence ATGTACAAAATCATCCTAATTGACGATGAAGATGAAGTAAGAGAAGGCATCAAGCGAAAGACCGATTGGGCCGCCTGCGGCTTTCAATTGATCGGAGATTTCGATAACGGCAGAGATGCGTACGAAGCGGTGGAGCGGTTGCAGCCGGATGCCGTTATCACGGATATTTGCATGCCATTCATGGACGGATTGCAGCTTACCTCACTCATTTCGGCGAATTACAGAGATATTAAGGTGGTCATTGTAACCGGTTATGAGGACTTCGAGTATGCGAAGCAAGCGATTAAATTAAAAGTAAAAGATTATCTGTTAAAACCGATCAACGCCACGGAATTCACCGAATTTCTGCGTAAATTAAGGGGGGAATTGGATGAGGAGCAACTGCAGCGAGAGGATGTTAGCTTTCTCCGCCGGCAGTTTCACGAGAGCATGCCCTTGCTCAAAGAGCGCTTTCTTGAGCGCTTGGTTACTTCATGTATCCTGGAGGCTGAAATCGAGCGTAAATTCCAGATGTTTGGCCTCTCGCTGAGCGGGCCTGGCTATATGGTGCTTGCGCTCGATATCGATGAGTTTCATCGCAAGGCTTACAATGACCAAGCTGCCGAAGAAGAATTGCTGCGCTTTGCGGCCTACAACATTTTGCATGAAATTGCCGAAAAAGAGCAGGGTGGCATCGTATTCCGCACGCGGGATGATAAGCTGATTGCCCTGCTCTCCGGGGACATGCAGCAGATCGAGCTGACTTGCCAGACACTTGCGGAGCACGTGAGGCACAGCATTGAGAAATATTTGAACATGACGGTTACGATGGGCCTCGGACGAACCTATGGACAGCTGCGAGACTTGCCTAAATCTTATCAAGAAGCCATTTCTGCGTTGGATTATCGTTTCCTGCTTGGGAAGAATCGAATTATTTCGATCGGTGATATGGAATTCGGGAGAAGTCTCGATAATCTTAGCTACACGCATATGGAGAAGAGGTTGATCTCAGCGATCAAAACGGGGGATCAAGCCGTTGTCACGCAAACCGTATGTGAATGGATCAACGAAATGAAGAGGGCTGGTTGTTTGATGGACCGCTGTTACGGCAAAATGAATAAACTGCTCGTCGCTTTAATGAATGTTTTGGAAGAAACGGGTTATGATGAAGCAAACGTGCTGGGGGATCATTCTTTTGCAGAGCTGTATGGGAAGAAGACCTTAGATGATATGCGGTTATGGCTGGAAGCGTTATGTTTGGAACTTGTGGAAGTACTCACGGAGAAACGGATCAAGGTTTCCCAAGCCCAGATGGAAGCAGCCGTAGCCTACATTCATGAGCATTATGCCGACGAACAATTGTCGCTTCAGCAGGTATGCAACCAAATCTATATGAGCATGAGCTACTTCAGCGCTTTATTCAAACCCCACACAGGTATGACATTCGTGGAGTATGTAACCCGTCATCGGCTGGAGAAAGCCAAGGAAATGCTGGTGGCCTCGCAACTGAAGACCTATGAATTAGCCGCTAAGGTGGGCTATAATGATCCGCAGTATTTTAGCGTGATTTTCAAAAGAAATACAGGCATGACCCCCAAAGAATTCAGAGCTGCGCACAAAGGCCCGTTGAGCCTATGA
- a CDS encoding cache domain-containing sensor histidine kinase — translation MRIWSRPIQFKSIHTKIALAFSCLILCTTVILSYSAYRLSTVAVTDTSLAYTKQLIDQVDKNIQTYIGNMESIATLSLSNNDLKRYLALKNPADPEGLQLTNQISNYFQSIVASRNDIASILFAGSNGALVSERPASDFKPYSELITQDWYAKASRSSGKVLISPSHVQHLYKDEYKWVVSISKPMPNPLPGTASGVLLVDLNYNVINDLCNQIQLGQRGYVFILDQAGDLIFHPQQQLIYSGLKSEDMPTLMQAKEGTFPSPEKEQNKIYTVSTSSFGWKIVGVTYAGDLIGNKKDMQLASMMWGGIALIIALGISILLSITLTRPIKVLEAHMKQVEKGNFNIRVDVEGANEISKLSRTFNLMIGKIKELMSQTLEDQEVKRISELKALQAQIQPHFLYNTLDSIIWMAEMGKVDEVVTMTSALSKLLRSSISKGEELIPIAVELQHIENYLTIQSIRYRNKFTYAIEVDPDIQNRRILKIILQPLVENAIYHGIKHSPERGHIHITGRRLDGMIELKVLDNGVGMSEEQLKSLMLKTRQAESGKGFGLHNVNHRIQLYFGDHYGLQFESEREEGTSVTVRIPDMPPLPNENDREN, via the coding sequence ATGAGAATCTGGAGCCGACCTATTCAGTTCAAAAGCATTCATACGAAGATTGCCTTGGCGTTCTCCTGTTTAATTCTGTGCACAACCGTTATCTTAAGCTACAGCGCTTATCGCCTATCCACGGTGGCCGTTACGGACACATCCTTGGCATATACCAAGCAATTGATCGATCAAGTAGATAAAAACATTCAAACCTATATCGGGAATATGGAAAGCATAGCAACCCTTTCACTGAGCAATAATGACCTGAAGCGTTACCTCGCCTTGAAAAATCCGGCTGATCCTGAAGGGTTACAACTCACGAATCAGATCAGCAATTACTTTCAATCCATTGTTGCTTCGCGAAATGATATCGCTTCCATTTTATTTGCTGGCTCTAATGGCGCCTTAGTCTCAGAGCGACCAGCAAGCGATTTTAAACCTTATTCCGAATTGATTACGCAAGATTGGTATGCCAAAGCAAGTCGAAGCAGCGGTAAGGTGCTCATCTCCCCTTCTCATGTTCAGCACTTGTATAAGGATGAGTACAAATGGGTTGTTTCGATCAGCAAGCCAATGCCGAATCCATTACCTGGGACCGCTAGCGGCGTTCTGTTGGTAGACTTGAATTATAACGTCATCAATGATCTATGCAATCAAATCCAGCTCGGGCAGCGGGGCTACGTATTCATTCTAGATCAAGCCGGAGATCTTATTTTCCATCCCCAGCAGCAGCTCATTTATTCGGGGCTTAAATCCGAGGATATGCCGACACTTATGCAAGCCAAAGAGGGAACCTTTCCGTCGCCGGAGAAGGAGCAGAATAAAATCTATACCGTCAGCACATCTAGTTTTGGCTGGAAAATTGTTGGGGTTACGTATGCAGGGGATCTGATCGGCAATAAGAAAGACATGCAGCTGGCTTCGATGATGTGGGGCGGTATTGCGCTGATTATTGCGCTGGGGATTTCCATTCTGTTGTCTATCACGTTAACCAGACCTATCAAGGTGCTGGAAGCCCATATGAAGCAGGTGGAGAAAGGCAACTTCAATATTCGGGTCGATGTGGAAGGTGCGAACGAAATCAGCAAGCTGTCACGGACTTTTAATCTGATGATCGGTAAAATCAAAGAGCTGATGAGCCAAACTTTGGAGGATCAGGAGGTGAAACGGATCAGTGAGCTGAAGGCGCTGCAAGCGCAGATTCAGCCTCATTTTCTATACAACACGCTGGATTCTATCATTTGGATGGCCGAAATGGGCAAGGTGGATGAGGTGGTCACGATGACCTCGGCCTTGTCCAAGCTTCTTCGCTCAAGCATCAGCAAAGGGGAAGAACTGATTCCCATTGCCGTTGAATTGCAGCATATCGAGAACTATTTGACCATTCAAAGTATCCGGTATCGCAATAAATTTACTTACGCGATTGAGGTGGACCCGGACATTCAGAACCGTCGTATTTTGAAAATTATTTTGCAGCCACTGGTCGAAAATGCGATTTATCATGGGATAAAGCATTCGCCGGAACGTGGTCATATCCATATCACCGGAAGAAGGTTGGACGGGATGATCGAGCTCAAAGTGCTCGATAACGGCGTAGGGATGAGCGAAGAGCAGCTCAAGTCGTTAATGCTCAAGACACGGCAGGCAGAGTCAGGCAAAGGGTTTGGCTTGCACAACGTTAACCATCGGATTCAGCTTTATTTTGGCGATCATTATGGCTTGCAGTTTGAAAGTGAACGGGAAGAGGGCACGTCGGTCACTGTGCGGATTCCGGATATGCCTCCCCTGCCTAATGAAAACGATCGTGAGAATTGA
- a CDS encoding substrate-binding domain-containing protein: protein MKIRVGSVAIAVIMILLITAGYVVLSQGLEGKERPMILIPKTIDPHVEFWRVLNQGVSAAAKEYKTEVKVIGTKSESDIEEQIKLLEMAITEKPKAIILAATDYNRLVPTAQKVIDAGITLITVDSGLEGGLSASLIATDNYAAGRKAVETMKNYVQGPATYAIVSFVKTSTTQMDRENGVRDHLTQDPSIQVLDTLYSNGSEDKAYEQTKKLLSEHADIRGIFGLNEVSTIGAARALKELDPEQRIKLIGFDSSTDEVAFLEAGILQATVVQKPFNMGYLAVRTALEAYEGKKVKVNIDTGSEVITKENMYTSENQKLLFPFVEK, encoded by the coding sequence TTGAAAATTAGGGTAGGCTCGGTAGCGATTGCTGTCATTATGATCCTCCTGATAACGGCTGGGTATGTTGTCTTATCACAAGGCCTGGAGGGGAAAGAACGGCCGATGATTCTCATTCCCAAGACCATCGATCCCCATGTGGAATTCTGGCGTGTCTTGAATCAAGGAGTGAGCGCGGCAGCCAAAGAGTATAAGACGGAAGTGAAAGTCATCGGCACGAAATCGGAGTCTGATATTGAAGAGCAGATCAAATTGCTGGAAATGGCTATAACCGAGAAGCCGAAAGCGATCATCCTCGCAGCTACTGATTATAATCGCTTGGTCCCTACAGCGCAGAAAGTTATCGATGCAGGTATTACACTCATTACGGTGGATTCCGGGCTGGAAGGCGGTCTTTCGGCTAGCTTGATTGCCACCGACAACTACGCGGCAGGACGCAAAGCGGTGGAAACTATGAAAAACTATGTGCAGGGCCCCGCGACCTATGCGATCGTCAGCTTTGTCAAAACGTCCACGACGCAGATGGATCGGGAAAACGGCGTGCGGGATCATTTGACGCAGGACCCGTCTATACAGGTTTTAGACACATTATACAGCAATGGCTCGGAAGACAAAGCGTATGAGCAGACGAAAAAGCTGCTGTCCGAGCATGCGGATATTCGCGGCATTTTCGGATTGAACGAGGTTTCTACCATTGGCGCTGCAAGAGCACTCAAGGAACTTGATCCGGAACAACGGATTAAATTAATTGGCTTCGATAGCTCGACGGATGAGGTGGCATTTCTGGAAGCGGGCATTTTGCAAGCAACTGTCGTGCAGAAACCTTTTAACATGGGATATTTAGCAGTGAGAACAGCACTCGAGGCTTATGAGGGAAAGAAAGTGAAGGTGAATATAGATACGGGATCAGAGGTGATCACCAAAGAGAATATGTACACCAGCGAGAATCAAAAGCTGTTATTTCCCTTCGTTGAGAAGTAA
- a CDS encoding prolipoprotein diacylglyceryl transferase family protein produces the protein MPDVLQIGPLQLQGKLVAVLLAAMLGLWMIGIFSRRSVRRTQDMQAKPISDIAFNAAVIMLLTWKLGILLTQPSMLWKSPLKILMVSGSSMEILLGLLFACVYTYIQLRKHAIRLYVFLDIFTLGLTASLFLVCTLLPVYGLPTDLPWGIGPEGTISRFHPYHAYTAFLLVPLLIWQHAREWRKHSIGQGNLLKYSLLYGGAAGMLASLFAAAEATVVYLSVPQLAYLLMIILGMLLPTLAHNTGRRELMNMSQNDSKTQVQQEQQNKEREKAAPAGKEGFVDKKLDGPNRPST, from the coding sequence ATGCCTGACGTGTTACAAATCGGACCGCTTCAACTGCAAGGCAAATTAGTGGCTGTATTGCTGGCGGCAATGCTGGGATTATGGATGATTGGAATCTTTAGCAGGAGGTCAGTGCGGCGAACGCAAGATATGCAAGCCAAACCTATAAGCGACATTGCCTTTAATGCGGCTGTCATCATGCTGCTGACTTGGAAACTAGGCATTCTGCTGACGCAGCCTTCTATGTTATGGAAGAGTCCTTTGAAAATTCTTATGGTGTCCGGTTCGAGCATGGAGATCTTGCTTGGCTTGCTCTTCGCTTGTGTCTACACCTATATTCAACTGCGCAAACATGCCATACGGCTTTATGTGTTTCTGGATATATTCACGCTGGGCCTGACGGCTTCCTTGTTTCTCGTCTGCACCTTACTGCCAGTCTACGGATTGCCAACAGATTTGCCGTGGGGCATAGGCCCCGAAGGCACGATATCTCGGTTCCACCCTTATCATGCTTATACGGCGTTTCTTCTGGTACCACTACTAATTTGGCAGCATGCGCGGGAATGGCGCAAACACTCGATTGGACAAGGCAATCTGCTTAAATATTCGCTGCTTTATGGGGGCGCGGCGGGGATGCTGGCCAGCTTGTTCGCGGCTGCTGAAGCAACCGTTGTCTACCTGAGCGTACCGCAGCTTGCGTACCTATTGATGATCATTCTTGGAATGCTTCTCCCAACTTTGGCACATAATACTGGCAGAAGGGAGCTGATGAATATGAGTCAAAATGATTCCAAAACCCAAGTTCAGCAAGAGCAGCAAAACAAAGAGCGCGAGAAAGCCGCGCCAGCGGGGAAAGAGGGCTTTGTTGATAAGAAACTGGACGGTCCCAACCGGCCATCGACATGA
- a CDS encoding DUF3905 domain-containing protein produces the protein MSKDQKKAASAQEQSELDPFEINFLPQFEQGRGPHEAFVNEHGVVIGDHEYESDNSPLEQWTAQTDPEVMAGDEWVHPYKDIGFQTAENRDYFEKGIAPQGGIFTHPDKDVSFDPGESTTKQKEDEA, from the coding sequence ATGAGCAAGGACCAGAAGAAGGCTGCCTCCGCTCAGGAACAGAGTGAGCTTGACCCGTTCGAAATTAATTTTCTCCCGCAATTTGAGCAAGGCCGCGGTCCTCATGAAGCTTTCGTGAACGAGCACGGCGTTGTCATCGGCGATCATGAATATGAATCCGACAATTCCCCGCTGGAGCAGTGGACGGCCCAGACCGATCCCGAGGTTATGGCGGGGGATGAGTGGGTTCATCCTTATAAGGATATCGGCTTCCAAACAGCTGAGAACCGCGACTATTTTGAAAAAGGGATCGCGCCGCAAGGCGGTATATTTACGCATCCCGATAAGGATGTTTCTTTCGATCCAGGCGAGAGCACCACGAAGCAAAAGGAAGATGAGGCGTGA
- a CDS encoding RNA polymerase sigma factor, which produces MTEKDVFDLYKKEVYRTCYFMLQHGEDAEDVCQEVFISVFRHDWRQVEYLKTWILRVAVNQCLNHLKKHSRDHAKRLRWQQGHTPASEKTVEAILADKESAMECAQLLERLPDKMRVVVSLRYLNEYSLNEIADIVGIPLGTVKSRLNKSLQLMRRMVEKHSVDTRQGGGTYGQGRTNLFSVFRR; this is translated from the coding sequence TTGACGGAAAAGGACGTATTCGACCTGTATAAGAAGGAAGTCTATCGAACCTGTTACTTCATGCTTCAGCATGGCGAAGATGCGGAAGATGTCTGCCAGGAAGTATTCATAAGCGTGTTCAGACACGATTGGCGACAGGTCGAATATTTGAAAACGTGGATTCTGCGAGTCGCGGTAAATCAATGTTTAAACCATTTGAAGAAGCATTCTCGCGATCATGCGAAGCGTCTCAGATGGCAGCAAGGCCACACGCCAGCTTCGGAGAAGACGGTGGAAGCTATTCTTGCAGATAAGGAATCAGCCATGGAATGCGCACAGCTATTAGAGCGACTGCCCGATAAGATGAGAGTTGTCGTCTCCTTGCGTTATTTAAATGAATACAGCTTGAATGAAATTGCTGATATCGTTGGCATCCCGCTAGGAACGGTCAAATCGCGTTTGAACAAAAGCTTGCAGTTGATGAGGCGCATGGTAGAAAAGCATAGCGTAGATACCCGACAAGGAGGCGGCACTTATGGACAAGGCAGAACAAACCTTTTCTCGGTTTTTAGACGATAA
- a CDS encoding DUF4179 domain-containing protein, producing the protein MDKAEQTFSRFLDDNQEMAYPDFDKMWERIEPSLPSERSALKAVDLSLPKKKRYRKVAILAASAAILVATPVFAAFTYNWESLFPHRSGIQAVLQQGLGQVMDQSVTHQGIKLTVNKAIVDDNRTVILYSLSAQKGSVKDMYFTEVTMKDSQGKVIEGNRFQRWDETTQSMNGYFETEWTPKQSEDDVQFTAQKLHSFTTVERELDFNAMDGQTGSFAIHQDGIDNLTLRPFEQGEKTLLKSAITFNDPEAKALAYPNIAVYKDGVLLKSDGHNVFGTPGEHGEYTGQQAFKTEELKASGISYKLSYTKETRRVDEAWTYQLHLDRKQMLSGTIKRELNIPMEDSGITMVLKEMLITPTQIRVKVSHDKYVQFPYKNYELEIDGVRLTGGSSHNEKDPTESIYRFERPIGMEIKADKPIAFIASYQVQEHKDAKDLIRLTNINEKKQTLTTQVGGYPVVWTYYRQDNNLFVQSESADPSFGGVNQTYMGKGKDELLGKPVTANFNGDGNNRAIDMYANYEKNEAELNIFWYYTEKPEQSLKVEIIPAN; encoded by the coding sequence ATGGACAAGGCAGAACAAACCTTTTCTCGGTTTTTAGACGATAATCAGGAGATGGCTTACCCCGATTTCGATAAAATGTGGGAACGAATTGAACCGAGCCTCCCCAGTGAAAGATCGGCTCTTAAGGCTGTTGATTTATCTTTGCCCAAGAAAAAAAGATACCGCAAAGTCGCAATTCTTGCAGCATCAGCGGCAATTTTGGTCGCAACACCAGTCTTTGCAGCCTTTACGTATAACTGGGAGAGCTTATTTCCGCATCGCAGCGGGATTCAGGCTGTTTTGCAGCAAGGACTCGGCCAAGTTATGGATCAATCTGTTACACATCAAGGCATTAAGCTTACAGTCAATAAAGCGATTGTAGACGATAACCGTACCGTTATTTTATATAGCCTCAGCGCCCAGAAAGGGTCCGTGAAAGATATGTATTTTACGGAAGTGACGATGAAGGACAGTCAAGGAAAGGTTATTGAAGGCAATAGGTTTCAGCGCTGGGATGAAACGACCCAATCGATGAACGGCTACTTCGAAACGGAGTGGACCCCCAAACAGTCCGAAGATGATGTCCAGTTCACGGCGCAGAAACTGCATTCTTTCACGACGGTGGAGAGAGAGCTTGATTTCAATGCGATGGACGGTCAAACAGGATCATTTGCGATTCATCAGGACGGCATTGACAATCTGACGCTTCGGCCTTTTGAACAGGGGGAGAAGACGCTGTTGAAATCGGCCATCACCTTTAACGACCCCGAGGCCAAAGCGTTGGCCTACCCGAATATTGCTGTCTATAAAGACGGGGTTCTTCTCAAAAGTGACGGCCATAATGTATTCGGGACACCTGGGGAGCACGGTGAATATACAGGCCAGCAAGCCTTTAAGACGGAGGAACTCAAGGCATCTGGAATTAGTTATAAACTGAGCTACACCAAAGAAACTCGACGCGTGGACGAGGCGTGGACGTATCAGTTGCATTTGGACAGAAAGCAAATGCTTAGCGGCACGATCAAGCGTGAGCTGAACATTCCGATGGAGGATTCAGGCATCACGATGGTGTTGAAGGAAATGCTCATTACACCGACGCAAATTCGAGTTAAGGTTAGCCATGACAAATACGTTCAGTTTCCATATAAGAATTATGAACTGGAAATCGACGGAGTGCGATTGACGGGTGGGTCTTCCCATAACGAGAAGGATCCGACAGAAAGCATTTACCGCTTCGAACGGCCGATCGGTATGGAGATTAAAGCAGATAAGCCAATCGCCTTCATTGCTTCCTATCAAGTGCAGGAACATAAAGATGCCAAGGATCTGATTAGGCTCACGAATATTAATGAAAAGAAACAGACCTTGACGACACAGGTAGGCGGATATCCAGTTGTATGGACTTATTATAGGCAGGATAATAATCTGTTCGTGCAGAGCGAAAGTGCTGATCCTAGCTTTGGCGGTGTGAACCAGACCTATATGGGCAAAGGAAAAGATGAGCTTCTTGGGAAGCCAGTAACGGCTAATTTCAACGGTGATGGCAATAATCGGGCGATCGACATGTATGCCAATTATGAGAAAAATGAAGCTGAGCTGAACATCTTCTGGTACTATACGGAGAAACCCGAACAATCTCTGAAGGTAGAAATAATTCCTGCGAATTAA
- a CDS encoding BrxA/BrxB family bacilliredoxin, with product MAMSFDSYMKDMVKPMREDLTRLGITELLTPEQVEEAIEKSKDGTLLLVVNSVCGCAAGQCRPGVAKALQNDTLPTYTYTVFAGQEKDATAKAREFLAPYPPSSPSIALFKNGELAHFIQRHQIEDRSADMIAGDLIGAFNEFCK from the coding sequence ATGGCAATGTCTTTTGATTCGTACATGAAAGATATGGTTAAACCGATGAGAGAAGATTTGACTCGTCTGGGAATTACAGAACTTTTAACGCCAGAGCAAGTGGAAGAAGCGATTGAAAAATCGAAGGATGGCACGTTGCTGCTCGTTGTGAACTCCGTTTGTGGTTGCGCAGCAGGTCAATGTCGTCCGGGCGTGGCAAAAGCGCTCCAAAACGACACACTGCCAACTTACACGTACACCGTGTTTGCTGGACAAGAGAAGGATGCAACTGCGAAAGCGCGTGAATTCTTGGCGCCGTACCCGCCTTCATCCCCATCCATCGCGTTGTTCAAGAATGGTGAGCTGGCTCACTTCATTCAACGTCATCAAATCGAAGATCGTTCCGCTGACATGATTGCTGGCGATTTGATCGGTGCTTTCAACGAATTCTGTAAGTAA